Below is a genomic region from Chloroflexota bacterium.
TTGAGCTTCTCTTGGGCTTGAGCCTGGAACCTAGTCGGCGTCAAATCAGTTTCGTATCCAATCATGGCTTAATAAGACCTCCAATAAAGCAATTGGAGCAGCGGTTATAGCGGCGCACTACCACCTCCCCGCAAAAGTCTTACACTGCTTGCCCTCACCACGTACAAAGGTGGCGATGTGGCGAGCCGCGACTGAATCTTGCAATATCTCAGCGAGATCCTTCAGGCGTTCCTCGATGGCTTCCCATCTGAAGACCAGCGAACCATCCCCCTCTTCAGATATTCTCACTAGTGGGGTGGAGCCCTTTCATAGAGCACCTTCCCTTCTTTAAGAATCTGCCGGAAAAAGGGCCGCTCGCACACCCTCTGGAACGCCTCCTGGCTGTAGGCCAGGATGTCTACCTCTTCACGAGCCTGGATGTTCTGGTAGACCCAGCGGGTCAGCTCGCGGGCGGATTGTTCCTGGTCGAACAACACCAGAAGGTCAATGTCGCTGAAGAGGGAGAGCTGTCCTCGGGCCAGGGAACCAAAGAGGATCACCTTGACCGCGCCCATGTCCTTCGATTGCTCTACCAGGCGTTTCATCTCCGCCTCCAGCCCCAGGCGATCCTGAGCAGTGGGTTTCATCACCAACCCCTATGTCAATCGATATGGCGCCTATAAGGCTCATACGTAGGCAAATTGAAAGCCCTATTGTGCTAATCTTAGCACACATCGGCGACAAGTATAGTCGTTTTAGCCGGCAGCGGACAGATGATTTTGTTTGTCTACCACAAAGCCGTCAAGTGGTAGGTCGAGAGTGTCGAACATCTGCCCCCAGACCCCCACAGGGGGTTCAAGGTAGCCCTGCGGGCTTTTGTTGAATAGGGGGACACCCCCTGTGACCCCCGGCAGGAGGGCTTCGCCCCCCTGCACTACCCATCAAGGTGGCTCGGCGGTCTTTTTGTACTTTGGGGCACATCCGTCCGAAAAACCTGGCCAAAGGGGCGCAGCCCCTTGGAATCCCCATTACCACCTCCCCACAAACGGCTTGTACTCCTTCCCCTCACCTCGCAGGAAGGTGGCCATGTGCCGGGCCTGCGACTGGATGATCGTCCGCAGCTTATGCTTCTTGCCCTCGTAGGGCTCATCGCCTTCAAGGCGCTCATTCACCTTCTCAGCTATGGTGCGGCGGGAAGCCTCGGTAAGTTTGCCATCATCTATCTCTAGCTTTACCCCCTTGTTAAGCAGGGCATATACGGTGCGGTCCACCACAGCTTGCCGAAACTCTTCGACCAGGTCCAGCACCAGACTGGGTTTGCCAGGACGGTCTACATGTACAAAACCGGCATAAGGGTCAAGCCCAGCCAGGACCAGGGCCCGCTCGACTTGAGTATAAAGGATGCCATAGCCGTAATTCAGGGCGGAATTGACCAGATCCTGAGCGCCACGGGTCTCACGTCCTTCCCAGCTCACCGCGGGGATGATCAGCTCTCTCGCTGCATCCCAGTAGATCTTAGCCGCATAGCCCTCCAGATTCATAAGGGACTGGCGAATGGACTCCACCTGCTCGCCCTCTATCTCGTTGATCCTGCGCACACAATCTTCGAGCTGAAAGGCGGCCTCTCTAACCTTTTCATATAGCTCGGCATCCGTGACTTTGCGGTACTTGGCCATGTATTTGAGGAGTACGCTCTGATTGGATACCTTGCCTACGGCAAAGGACTTAGCTAACATCACCCCTCGGCTATCCAGGTAAGCCATAAGCTGCTCCCGGCGGGTCTTGATCGTGCCGGTAAGCTCTGGGGAGATGATCTTGGCATAAGGCTTCCCATCACGGGAGATGAAACTGATGGGAATGCCTCGTTCGGCGCACTCCCGAACGAGGTCGCTAGAAAGGCTGACACCCCCGGAGAGAATGAGTAAGTGCTCCAACCCATGGAATG
It encodes:
- a CDS encoding nucleotidyltransferase domain-containing protein; the protein is MKPTAQDRLGLEAEMKRLVEQSKDMGAVKVILFGSLARGQLSLFSDIDLLVLFDQEQSARELTRWVYQNIQAREEVDILAYSQEAFQRVCERPFFRQILKEGKVLYERAPPH
- the cas1 gene encoding CRISPR-associated endonuclease Cas1 translates to MSESNQLIIEKYGAFVGKHSERVRVYLKGEIVEERPFHGLEHLLILSGGVSLSSDLVRECAERGIPISFISRDGKPYAKIISPELTGTIKTRREQLMAYLDSRGVMLAKSFAVGKVSNQSVLLKYMAKYRKVTDAELYEKVREAAFQLEDCVRRINEIEGEQVESIRQSLMNLEGYAAKIYWDAARELIIPAVSWEGRETRGAQDLVNSALNYGYGILYTQVERALVLAGLDPYAGFVHVDRPGKPSLVLDLVEEFRQAVVDRTVYALLNKGVKLEIDDGKLTEASRRTIAEKVNERLEGDEPYEGKKHKLRTIIQSQARHMATFLRGEGKEYKPFVGRW